From the genome of Acidimicrobiia bacterium, one region includes:
- a CDS encoding malate dehydrogenase: MKNPVRVAVTGAAGQIGYSLLFRIASGAMLGPDQPVVLHLLEITPALGALGGVVMELDDCAFPLLQGVVQTDDANHAFDGVNIALLVGSRPRTKGMERKDLLEANGAIFTVQGKALAAGAASDVRILVVGNPANTNCLIAMNNASGIGRDRFTAMTRLDHNRAKAQVAAKAGVPVADVTRMTIWGNHSSTQYPDVLHAEVGGKNAADVIGDRSWIEQTFIPTVQQRGAAIIEARGSSSAASAANAAVDHVRDWMLGSPKNDWVSMATCSDGSYGVAEGLISGFPVTTKGGTYEVVQGLEIDSFSRARIDASVAELQEERDAVADLGLLG; the protein is encoded by the coding sequence GTGAAGAATCCAGTCCGGGTCGCGGTCACGGGCGCCGCCGGTCAGATCGGGTACAGCTTGCTGTTCCGCATCGCGAGCGGCGCGATGCTCGGCCCCGACCAGCCGGTCGTGCTGCACCTGCTCGAGATCACGCCCGCGCTCGGCGCGCTCGGCGGCGTCGTGATGGAGCTCGACGACTGCGCGTTCCCGTTGCTGCAGGGTGTCGTGCAGACCGACGACGCGAACCACGCGTTCGACGGCGTGAACATCGCGCTGCTCGTCGGTTCGCGTCCGCGCACGAAGGGCATGGAGCGCAAGGATCTGCTCGAGGCCAACGGCGCGATCTTCACGGTGCAGGGCAAGGCCCTCGCCGCGGGTGCCGCGAGCGACGTGCGCATCCTCGTCGTCGGCAACCCCGCGAACACGAACTGCCTCATCGCGATGAACAACGCGTCGGGCATCGGCCGCGACCGCTTCACCGCGATGACGCGGCTCGACCACAACCGCGCCAAGGCACAGGTCGCGGCGAAGGCGGGCGTGCCGGTCGCCGACGTCACGCGCATGACGATCTGGGGCAACCACTCGTCGACGCAGTACCCGGACGTGCTGCACGCCGAGGTCGGCGGCAAGAACGCGGCCGACGTGATCGGCGACCGCTCGTGGATCGAGCAGACGTTCATCCCGACCGTGCAGCAGCGGGGCGCCGCGATCATCGAGGCGCGCGGTTCCTCGTCCGCGGCGTCGGCCGCGAACGCCGCGGTCGACCACGTGCGGGACTGGATGCTCGGCTCGCCGAAGAACGACTGGGTGAGCATGGCAACGTGCTCCGACGGCTCGTACGGCGTCGCCGAGGGTCTGATCTCGGGCTTCCCCGTCACCACCAAGGGCGGCACCTACGAGGTCGTGCAGGGCCTCGAGATCGACTCCTTCTCGCGTGCGCGCATCGACGCCAGCGTGGCCGAGCTCCAGGAAGAGCGCGACGCGGTCGCGGACCTGGGCCTGTTGGGGTAG
- a CDS encoding J domain-containing protein: MPTRRVALDHAYLPMTGAGHGRLLLQTVVAENLATLDEEQIELFPRLLDDARRGLGVPRIALRYRLQTDVHGLDRSRHRVLGEDGRVVVELDVHGASVPQVLGAVLAAGSMIPTSRDAAIHAIRLVLERRYRFPDGVILRRLEYGVPQPAPPMPGTHWDRGRPPQEVEWSGVPSERRWAMEVLGLRGGMGLDRDDINRRFRRLLRDAHPDHGGARHEAAERIAELSEARDVLLGFAAASAVPAAGD; encoded by the coding sequence ATGCCGACCCGACGGGTCGCGCTCGATCACGCCTACCTGCCGATGACGGGTGCCGGGCACGGGCGCCTGCTGCTCCAGACGGTCGTCGCCGAGAACCTCGCCACCCTCGACGAGGAGCAGATCGAGCTCTTCCCGCGCCTGCTCGACGACGCGCGGCGCGGGCTCGGCGTCCCGCGCATCGCGCTGCGCTACCGGCTCCAGACCGACGTGCACGGCCTCGACCGCTCGCGTCACCGCGTGCTCGGTGAGGACGGCCGCGTCGTCGTCGAGCTCGACGTGCACGGCGCGTCGGTGCCACAGGTGCTCGGCGCGGTGCTCGCGGCCGGGTCGATGATCCCGACGAGTCGCGACGCCGCGATCCACGCGATCCGCCTCGTGCTCGAACGGCGCTACCGCTTTCCCGACGGCGTGATCCTGCGCCGGCTCGAGTACGGCGTCCCGCAGCCCGCGCCGCCGATGCCGGGAACGCACTGGGACCGTGGTCGCCCGCCGCAGGAGGTCGAGTGGTCGGGGGTGCCGTCGGAGCGCCGGTGGGCGATGGAGGTGCTCGGCCTGCGGGGTGGCATGGGGCTGGATCGCGACGACATCAACAGGCGCTTCCGGCGCCTGCTGCGCGACGCGCACCCCGATCACGGCGGCGCGCGCCACGAAGCCGCGGAGCGGATTGCCGAGCTCAGCGAGGCGCGTGACGTGCTGCTGGGATTCGCGGCCGCTTCGGCGGTTCCCGCAGCCGGCGATTAG
- a CDS encoding tetrahydrofolate dehydrogenase/cyclohydrolase catalytic domain-containing protein, with product MPGAPVAAATFADLAPRIAALIDAGHRPGLATILVGDDGASAGYIRMKQEKAVEVGFTSPHVHLPEDASQLDLLAAIRELNDDDSVDAMLVQHPTPRQIDYEAALIEVDPDKDVDGMHPTNLGRLALGVPGPVPCTPAGIEALLAHYEIPVSGREVVILGRGFTLGRPLSLLLSQKRPTANAAVTVVHTGVPDWPRYTRRAEIVIAAAGVPGILQPEHVQPGGVVVGGGVRYEGRKLLPDVDERCEEVAGWITPRIGGVGPTTIAMLFRNAVECAERRAKK from the coding sequence ATGCCCGGTGCGCCCGTCGCGGCGGCGACGTTCGCGGATCTCGCGCCGCGCATCGCGGCGCTGATCGACGCCGGTCATCGGCCGGGTCTCGCGACGATCCTCGTCGGCGACGACGGCGCGAGCGCGGGCTACATCCGCATGAAGCAGGAGAAGGCGGTCGAGGTCGGGTTCACGTCACCGCACGTGCACCTGCCCGAGGACGCGTCGCAACTCGACCTCCTCGCCGCGATCCGCGAGCTCAACGACGACGACTCGGTCGACGCGATGCTCGTGCAACACCCGACGCCGCGACAGATCGACTACGAGGCCGCGCTCATCGAGGTCGATCCCGACAAGGACGTCGACGGGATGCACCCGACGAACCTCGGGCGGCTCGCGCTCGGCGTCCCCGGCCCGGTGCCGTGCACGCCCGCGGGCATCGAAGCGCTGCTCGCGCACTACGAGATCCCCGTGTCGGGACGCGAGGTCGTGATCCTCGGGCGGGGCTTCACGCTCGGGCGTCCGCTCTCGCTGCTGCTGTCGCAGAAGCGGCCGACCGCGAACGCGGCGGTGACGGTGGTGCACACGGGCGTACCCGACTGGCCGCGCTACACCCGGCGCGCCGAGATCGTGATCGCGGCCGCGGGCGTGCCCGGGATCCTGCAGCCCGAGCACGTCCAGCCCGGCGGAGTCGTGGTCGGTGGGGGCGTGCGCTACGAGGGCCGCAAGCTCCTGCCCGACGTCGACGAGCGCTGCGAGGAGGTCGCGGGCTGGATCACGCCGCGCATCGGCGGCGTCGGCCCGACGACGATCGCGATGCTCTTCCGCAACGCGGTCGAGTGCGCGGAACGGCGGGCGAAGAAGTGA
- the purH gene encoding bifunctional phosphoribosylaminoimidazolecarboxamide formyltransferase/IMP cyclohydrolase, giving the protein MRIKVKRALLSVFDKAGIEDLARALHELGVELVSSSNTARAIEAAGIPVTPLSSVIDFPEILDHRVVTLHPRVHGGLLADLGKPEHRADLEQHGITPIELVVSNLYPFRGKPSIDTIDIGGPAMTRAAAKNHEWVTIVTSVEQYEPLLAELRANDGTVGDDTRRAFAVEAFARTAAYDAAIVGWLEGDDDPLPKHVLLPLERTDDELRYGENPHQRAARYREIGAPGFWDTAVKHGNFALSYLNFYDAEAAWRLVHDLGSGPACAIVKHANPCGVGVADSLAEAYRLALDCDDKSAFGGIVAFNHVVDDATVEEMIPAPQADVVIAPGYAPGVVERLLAKRKRTRVLEAQPPERPLRNFRQSSGGFLVQVPDHFAATRDTWRVVTKLQPTDEQWRDLELAWRICAYVKSNAVVLVSGGQAVGIGAGQQSRVDAAEIAARKAAGRAKGGASATDGFYPFPDGVEAAAAAGVAVLAQPGGSTNDDAAIATADELGMAMVLTGERHFNH; this is encoded by the coding sequence ATGAGGATCAAGGTCAAGCGCGCACTGCTGTCGGTGTTCGACAAGGCCGGGATCGAGGACCTCGCGCGCGCGCTCCACGAGCTCGGCGTCGAGCTCGTGTCGTCGAGCAACACGGCCCGGGCGATCGAAGCCGCCGGCATCCCGGTGACCCCGTTGTCGAGCGTGATCGACTTTCCGGAGATCCTCGACCACCGCGTCGTGACGCTCCACCCACGCGTGCACGGCGGCCTGCTCGCCGACCTCGGCAAACCCGAGCACCGCGCCGATCTCGAGCAGCACGGCATCACGCCGATCGAGCTCGTCGTGTCGAACCTGTATCCGTTCCGCGGGAAGCCGAGCATCGACACCATCGACATCGGCGGGCCCGCGATGACGCGCGCAGCGGCGAAGAACCATGAGTGGGTCACGATCGTCACGAGCGTCGAGCAGTACGAGCCGTTGCTCGCGGAGCTGCGCGCGAACGACGGCACGGTCGGCGACGACACCCGGCGCGCGTTCGCGGTCGAGGCGTTCGCGCGCACGGCTGCGTACGACGCCGCGATCGTGGGATGGCTCGAAGGCGACGACGATCCGTTGCCGAAGCACGTGTTGCTCCCACTCGAGCGCACCGACGACGAGTTGCGTTACGGCGAGAACCCGCATCAGCGTGCCGCGCGGTACCGCGAGATCGGCGCGCCCGGGTTCTGGGACACCGCGGTGAAGCACGGCAACTTCGCGCTGTCGTACCTCAACTTCTACGACGCCGAAGCCGCGTGGCGGCTCGTGCACGACCTGGGCTCCGGACCGGCGTGCGCGATCGTGAAGCACGCGAACCCGTGCGGGGTCGGTGTCGCCGACTCACTCGCGGAGGCGTACCGGCTCGCGCTCGATTGCGACGACAAGTCCGCGTTCGGCGGCATCGTCGCGTTCAACCACGTGGTCGACGACGCGACGGTCGAGGAGATGATCCCGGCACCGCAGGCCGACGTCGTGATCGCGCCGGGCTACGCACCCGGTGTCGTCGAGCGTCTGCTCGCGAAGCGCAAGCGCACGCGTGTGCTCGAAGCGCAACCACCCGAACGGCCGCTTCGGAACTTCCGTCAGAGCTCGGGCGGCTTTCTCGTGCAAGTACCCGACCACTTCGCGGCGACACGCGACACGTGGCGCGTCGTCACGAAGTTGCAGCCGACCGACGAGCAATGGCGCGATCTCGAGCTCGCGTGGCGGATCTGTGCGTACGTGAAGTCGAACGCCGTCGTGCTCGTGTCCGGTGGCCAGGCCGTCGGGATCGGCGCCGGTCAGCAGAGTCGCGTCGACGCGGCCGAGATCGCGGCGCGCAAGGCCGCGGGGCGCGCGAAGGGCGGGGCGTCGGCGACCGACGGCTTCTATCCCTTCCCCGACGGTGTCGAGGCCGCGGCCGCGGCCGGGGTCGCCGTGCTCGCCCAGCCCGGCGGCAGCACGAACGACGACGCCGCGATCGCGACGGCCGACGAGCTCGGCATGGCGATGGTGCTCACGGGCGAGAGGCACTTCAACCATTGA
- the purN gene encoding phosphoribosylglycinamide formyltransferase, with protein sequence MRVGVLASGSGTNLQAILDRGVPVVVVIADRQCAALDIARNAGIAAALVERDDYGSTFDRVAYTHRVVDELAAHGVELVVMAGFGTILEKPIHDAFPKRILNTHPALLPAFKGWHAVRETLEAGVKITGCTVHYAMLDVDDGPILAQEAVPVLDDDTEETLHERIKEVERRLYPEVIMQVVREHDEAVR encoded by the coding sequence GTGCGGGTCGGAGTGCTGGCGTCAGGAAGTGGCACCAACCTGCAAGCGATCCTCGACCGGGGCGTGCCGGTCGTCGTCGTCATCGCCGACCGCCAGTGTGCGGCGCTCGACATTGCGCGCAACGCGGGTATCGCCGCGGCGCTCGTCGAACGCGACGACTACGGATCGACCTTCGACCGGGTCGCGTACACACATCGCGTCGTCGACGAGCTCGCGGCGCACGGTGTGGAGCTCGTCGTGATGGCGGGATTCGGCACCATCCTCGAGAAGCCGATCCACGACGCGTTCCCGAAGCGCATCCTGAACACGCACCCCGCGTTGCTGCCTGCGTTCAAGGGCTGGCACGCGGTTCGCGAGACGCTCGAGGCCGGCGTGAAGATCACCGGTTGCACGGTGCACTACGCGATGTTGGACGTCGACGACGGGCCGATCCTCGCCCAGGAAGCGGTGCCGGTGCTCGACGACGACACGGAGGAGACGTTGCACGAACGCATCAAGGAGGTCGAGCGCCGCTTGTATCCCGAGGTGATCATGCAGGTGGTCCGCGAGCACGACGAGGCCGTGCGATGA
- the sucD gene encoding succinate--CoA ligase subunit alpha, with product MSILVDKNTKVLVQGLTGNQGRFYGLRNRDYGTKVVAGVRAGKGGTDVEGIPVYDTVKDAVAATGATVSMLIVPAPGCQEAVNEAAEAGLELVVVLTEGIPMHDEARFYNRLRRDFPSTRILGPNCPGVLTPGECNIGFIPAEVAQAGGPVGIVSRSGTLTYQALNELGEKGIGVTTCVGIGGDPVPGTSFIDCLELFQADDATKAVIMFGEIGGSAEEEAADFIAKNMTKPVVSYVAGVTAPPGKKMGHAGAIISGSKGTAQAKMAALEAAGVRVATNPTAAGELMAEVVAGL from the coding sequence ATGTCCATCCTCGTCGACAAGAACACGAAGGTCCTCGTGCAGGGCCTGACCGGCAACCAGGGCCGCTTCTACGGGCTGCGCAACCGCGACTACGGCACCAAGGTCGTCGCCGGTGTGCGCGCGGGCAAGGGCGGCACCGACGTCGAAGGCATCCCGGTGTACGACACCGTGAAGGACGCGGTCGCCGCGACCGGCGCGACGGTGTCGATGCTCATCGTGCCCGCGCCCGGGTGCCAGGAAGCGGTGAACGAGGCGGCGGAAGCCGGGCTCGAGCTCGTCGTCGTGCTCACCGAGGGCATCCCCATGCACGACGAGGCGCGCTTCTACAACCGGTTGCGCCGCGACTTCCCGTCGACCCGCATCCTCGGCCCGAACTGCCCCGGCGTCCTCACCCCCGGCGAGTGCAACATCGGCTTCATCCCCGCGGAGGTGGCGCAGGCGGGCGGGCCGGTCGGCATCGTGAGCCGCTCGGGCACGCTCACGTACCAGGCCCTGAACGAGCTCGGGGAGAAGGGCATCGGCGTCACGACGTGCGTCGGGATCGGCGGCGACCCCGTGCCGGGCACGAGCTTCATCGACTGCCTCGAGCTGTTCCAGGCCGACGACGCGACGAAGGCCGTGATCATGTTCGGCGAGATCGGTGGCTCGGCCGAGGAGGAAGCCGCCGACTTCATCGCGAAGAACATGACGAAGCCGGTCGTGAGCTACGTCGCCGGTGTGACCGCGCCGCCGGGCAAGAAGATGGGCCACGCGGGCGCGATCATCTCGGGCTCGAAGGGCACCGCGCAGGCGAAGATGGCCGCGCTCGAGGCTGCGGGCGTGCGCGTCGCGACGAACCCGACCGCGGCCGGCGAATTGATGGCCGAGGTGGTCGCGGGGCTGTAG
- the sucC gene encoding ADP-forming succinate--CoA ligase subunit beta: MDLFEYQGKQLFARYGIPVSAGGTADTVDEAVAAGESAGYPVVVKAQVQVGGRGKAGGVKLAENVDELRTHAGNILGLDIKGHVVRRVWVEHASDISAEYYASFTLDRSAKKHLGMLSAKGGIEIETVADEDPDAIARIEIDPVDGLAESVARDWVTAAKLDPKANAGAVDILMKLYRAYEDGDCDLVEINPLILTPEGKVHALDAKVTLDDNAKFRHPEWSELEGLEKLDPRERDASEKGLQYVGLDGDVGVIANGAGLAMATCDIVHEVGGKPANFLDIGGGASAQVMANALGVINNDPSVKSIFINIFGGITKGEEVANGIVQALGEVDIASPIVIRLDGTNADLGREILKSHESDRLVSKATMIEAARAAVELAKGR, encoded by the coding sequence TTGGATCTCTTCGAATATCAAGGCAAGCAGCTGTTCGCGCGCTACGGCATCCCCGTGTCGGCGGGCGGCACCGCCGACACGGTCGACGAGGCCGTCGCCGCGGGTGAATCCGCGGGCTATCCCGTCGTCGTGAAGGCGCAGGTCCAGGTGGGCGGGCGCGGCAAGGCGGGCGGGGTGAAGCTCGCCGAGAACGTCGACGAGCTGCGCACGCACGCGGGCAACATCCTCGGTCTCGACATCAAGGGTCACGTCGTGCGCCGGGTCTGGGTCGAGCACGCCTCCGACATCAGCGCCGAGTACTACGCGTCGTTCACGCTCGACCGCTCGGCGAAGAAGCACCTCGGCATGCTGTCGGCGAAGGGCGGTATCGAGATCGAGACGGTGGCGGACGAGGATCCGGACGCGATCGCGCGCATCGAGATCGATCCCGTCGACGGGTTGGCCGAGTCGGTCGCGCGCGACTGGGTGACGGCGGCGAAGCTCGACCCGAAGGCGAACGCGGGCGCGGTCGACATCCTGATGAAGCTCTACCGCGCCTACGAGGACGGCGACTGCGATCTCGTCGAGATCAACCCGCTCATCCTCACACCCGAGGGCAAGGTGCACGCGCTCGACGCGAAGGTGACCCTCGACGACAACGCGAAGTTCCGTCACCCGGAATGGTCGGAGCTCGAAGGGCTCGAGAAGCTCGACCCGCGCGAGCGCGACGCGTCCGAGAAGGGGCTGCAGTACGTCGGGCTCGACGGCGACGTCGGCGTGATCGCGAACGGCGCCGGACTCGCGATGGCGACGTGCGACATCGTGCACGAGGTCGGCGGCAAGCCCGCGAACTTCCTCGACATCGGTGGCGGCGCGAGCGCGCAGGTGATGGCGAACGCGCTCGGCGTCATCAACAACGACCCGAGCGTGAAGTCGATCTTCATCAACATCTTCGGCGGCATCACGAAGGGCGAAGAAGTCGCCAACGGGATCGTGCAGGCCCTCGGTGAGGTCGACATCGCGTCACCGATCGTCATCCGCCTCGACGGCACCAACGCCGATCTCGGGCGGGAGATCCTCAAGAGTCACGAGTCGGACCGGCTCGTCAGCAAGGCCACGATGATCGAAGCCGCGCGCGCGGCCGTCGAGCTCGCGAAGGGACGCTGA
- a CDS encoding cobalamin B12-binding domain-containing protein — MLRRYRVVIAKPGLDGHDRGAKVIARALRDAGFEVVYTGLFQTPQQVVEAVLQEDADALGLSVLSGAHMTLIPAVVARLREVGLDAVLVFAGGIIPDADRASLLETGVAQVFTPGAALREVTDWLESALDARESHTAASGGR, encoded by the coding sequence TTGCTGCGACGCTACCGCGTCGTCATCGCCAAGCCCGGACTCGACGGGCACGATCGTGGTGCGAAGGTGATCGCGCGGGCCTTGCGGGACGCGGGCTTCGAGGTCGTCTACACCGGGCTCTTCCAGACTCCGCAACAGGTCGTCGAGGCGGTGCTCCAGGAGGACGCCGACGCCCTCGGGCTGTCGGTGCTCTCGGGCGCGCACATGACGCTGATCCCCGCGGTCGTCGCGCGGCTCCGCGAGGTCGGCCTCGACGCCGTGCTCGTGTTCGCGGGCGGCATCATCCCCGACGCCGATCGCGCGTCGCTGCTCGAGACCGGCGTCGCGCAGGTCTTCACACCGGGCGCGGCGCTGCGCGAGGTCACCGACTGGCTCGAGTCCGCGCTCGACGCGCGCGAGAGCCACACTGCAGCGTCCGGCGGCCGCTAG
- a CDS encoding DUF6687 family protein — MLPLRFVPYDDLGATPNVVVDGAAAPSTRLTLSHWPGSPTPVEVRADLSAQSAFLALDRPDLFDGIDVVSNNHFDQDGLTSVYALVDPSAAVARRDLVIDVARAGDFGGFASRDAARLAIAIAAFEDPRTSPLDATLLDAPYPQTVAVLYEESLPRLTEWLDRPECVRALWEDEDAHLGESMEAIARGVVTIEEVPELDLAIVTVPDDWSARATHRFTQEWSEAVHPMAVNRATDRLRILLVQDHRFRLELRYESWVMFVSHPVLARPDLAPLAGSLTALEPGAAVWEADPPGALTPQLRLRAGDASALAPEQVRARIERFLATAPGAWDPFAPRT, encoded by the coding sequence GTGCTCCCGTTGCGCTTCGTTCCCTACGACGACCTCGGCGCCACGCCCAACGTCGTGGTCGACGGCGCGGCCGCACCGAGCACCCGGCTCACGCTCTCGCACTGGCCGGGCAGCCCGACGCCGGTCGAGGTGCGCGCCGATCTCTCGGCACAGAGCGCGTTCCTCGCGCTCGACCGTCCCGATCTCTTCGACGGCATCGACGTCGTGTCGAACAACCACTTCGACCAGGACGGGCTGACGTCGGTGTACGCGCTCGTCGATCCGTCGGCTGCGGTTGCCCGGCGTGACCTCGTCATCGACGTCGCCCGTGCGGGCGACTTCGGCGGCTTCGCGTCGCGCGACGCGGCGCGGCTCGCGATCGCGATCGCCGCGTTCGAAGACCCGCGCACGTCGCCGCTCGACGCCACGTTGCTCGACGCGCCCTATCCGCAAACGGTCGCCGTGCTGTACGAGGAGTCGTTGCCGCGGCTCACCGAATGGCTCGATCGCCCCGAGTGCGTGCGCGCGCTCTGGGAAGACGAGGACGCGCACCTCGGCGAGTCGATGGAGGCGATCGCGCGCGGCGTCGTGACGATCGAAGAAGTGCCCGAGCTCGACCTCGCGATCGTGACCGTGCCCGACGACTGGTCGGCGCGCGCGACGCACCGCTTCACGCAGGAGTGGTCCGAGGCCGTGCACCCGATGGCCGTGAACCGCGCGACCGATCGGCTGCGGATCCTGCTCGTGCAGGACCATCGGTTCCGGCTCGAGCTGCGCTACGAGTCGTGGGTGATGTTCGTCTCGCATCCGGTGCTGGCGCGCCCGGACCTTGCACCGCTCGCGGGCTCGCTCACCGCGCTCGAGCCCGGCGCCGCCGTGTGGGAAGCGGATCCGCCCGGCGCGCTCACGCCGCAGCTGCGCCTGCGCGCCGGCGACGCGAGCGCGCTGGCGCCCGAGCAGGTGCGCGCGCGGATCGAACGGTTCCTGGCGACCGCACCCGGCGCATGGGACCCGTTCGCGCCCCGGACGTAG